One part of the uncultured Bacteroides sp. genome encodes these proteins:
- a CDS encoding RagB/SusD family nutrient uptake outer membrane protein: MKNKIKLSLLLGTTLLLGSCSLNYDPISNYSELTFGNETGGTGNKYETKAEMQQQYDNIYKSIQNAQESWYMDMLVFAETHADNAYSGATDAELISLESNKQDATNKNIERDWTSFLGYIVSANRVICNVDSVPDKTLTDAERKQWKAEASIWRAWVLFDMTRLWGEVPVVTQETPNITATNVKEMYPILFPVRNSVEDVYKQIISDLQYGLQYAPKVDATNKFKLTQSVAKTLLAKVYAEAPVRDYAKVIEYCESIKKDGFSLVANYSDLFSVNDTKTDVNYRNTSESIFEVIYPLGSGSWVTWMFGIDQCDPSSTYNWAKWITPSRDLIQAYENEGDNVRMNEAIVWAKPSWSIHYPSDHYPFMYKTRSRYNSILKFRLADVLLLEAEAYTAQGNLTAAADLVDQIRVRAKLAKLDASVKSSKDNMVNAVLKERRLELAFEGQRWFDLVRTGKVYEVMNALNSRDSGRKKMATFTENSLLMPVPQTQIDSNPNLTQNKGY, translated from the coding sequence ATGAAAAATAAAATAAAACTTAGTTTACTATTGGGCACAACTCTTCTTTTGGGAAGTTGTTCATTAAATTATGACCCAATATCTAATTATAGCGAACTCACTTTTGGTAATGAAACCGGAGGTACTGGTAACAAATACGAAACCAAAGCTGAAATGCAGCAACAGTACGATAATATTTATAAGAGCATACAAAATGCGCAGGAATCCTGGTACATGGATATGTTAGTATTTGCTGAAACTCATGCAGACAATGCTTATAGCGGAGCTACTGATGCAGAACTTATTTCACTGGAATCGAACAAACAAGATGCCACAAATAAGAATATTGAACGTGATTGGACGTCTTTTCTTGGATATATTGTTTCAGCAAACCGAGTTATATGTAATGTGGATTCCGTTCCAGATAAAACTCTGACTGATGCAGAACGTAAACAATGGAAAGCTGAAGCTTCTATATGGCGTGCATGGGTATTATTTGACATGACCAGATTATGGGGTGAAGTTCCTGTAGTTACTCAGGAAACTCCAAATATAACTGCTACAAACGTAAAAGAAATGTACCCTATCCTCTTCCCTGTCCGCAACAGTGTTGAAGATGTTTACAAACAAATTATAAGCGATTTACAGTACGGGCTTCAATATGCACCCAAAGTAGATGCAACTAATAAATTCAAATTAACACAATCAGTGGCTAAAACTCTTCTTGCCAAAGTATATGCTGAAGCACCTGTTAGGGATTACGCCAAAGTTATTGAATATTGTGAATCTATAAAAAAAGATGGTTTTTCACTTGTAGCTAACTACTCAGATTTATTCTCTGTAAACGATACTAAGACAGATGTGAATTACCGAAATACTTCTGAATCTATCTTTGAGGTTATTTATCCTCTAGGTAGCGGAAGCTGGGTTACATGGATGTTTGGCATTGATCAATGCGATCCAAGCAGTACCTATAACTGGGCTAAATGGATTACTCCTTCAAGAGATTTGATTCAGGCTTATGAAAACGAAGGTGATAATGTTCGCATGAATGAAGCAATTGTATGGGCAAAACCATCCTGGAGCATTCATTATCCATCAGATCATTACCCATTTATGTATAAAACCCGTTCACGTTATAACAGCATCCTTAAGTTCCGTTTGGCTGATGTTCTTTTGCTGGAAGCTGAAGCTTATACGGCTCAGGGTAATTTAACTGCCGCTGCAGATTTAGTTGATCAAATAAGAGTTCGCGCAAAGTTAGCGAAGCTGGATGCTTCAGTTAAGTCTTCTAAAGATAACATGGTGAATGCCGTGCTCAAAGAACGCCGTCTGGAACTAGCTTTCGAAGGACAACGTTGGTTCGATCTTGTTCGCACAGGAAAGGTATATGAAGTTATGAACGCATTAAATTCACGCGATTCTGGCCGTAAGAAGATGGCTACTTTTACCGAAAATTCATTGCTGATGCCTGTTCCACAGACTCAGATTGACAGTAATCCAAACTTAACACAAAACAAAGGGTACTAA
- a CDS encoding glycoside hydrolase family 30 beta sandwich domain-containing protein, with the protein MKVDYRKKMLSVLTGLFITGFAFLGCGNGTVPSPEEPGDTITSDVDLYVTTANQSLLFKKIPLSFSTKDNMSPFTIQMNPSEVFQEMDGFGAAMTGSSCYNLLKMTAEDRSKILKETFDPKDGMGYSYIRISIGASDFSLSEYTYCDNQGIENFALQSEDKNYVIPVLKEILAINPNVKILASPWTCPKWMKVNNLTEKKPFDSWTSGQLNPDYYQDYATYFVKYIQAMKAEGINIASMTIQNEPLNRGNSVSLYMTWQEQRDFIKTALGPAFRNAGINTKIIVFDHNYNYDNIADQKDYPINIYKDAEAAQYIDGAGFHAYGGDKAELLDVHNANPEKNLYFTEMSIGEWNYSFAGDLMWNMAEVCIGTINNWTKAVIVWNFMLDKNRGPNRPGGCTTCYGAIDINLDYKTMTKNSHYYTISHLAKVIKPGAKRIGTTGYKVNGLYYAAFQNTDGSYAVVLQNDTNSAMNITLSDGNHSFAYSVPAKAVASYKWNK; encoded by the coding sequence ATGAAAGTTGATTATAGAAAAAAAATGTTATCAGTCTTGACCGGTTTGTTTATCACAGGATTTGCTTTCCTGGGATGTGGTAATGGCACTGTGCCTTCTCCCGAAGAACCCGGAGATACGATAACTTCTGATGTCGATTTGTACGTTACAACGGCAAATCAATCTTTACTATTCAAAAAGATTCCATTGTCATTCAGCACAAAAGACAATATGTCTCCATTCACAATTCAAATGAATCCTTCGGAAGTATTTCAGGAAATGGATGGATTCGGAGCAGCGATGACAGGTTCTTCTTGTTACAATCTATTAAAGATGACTGCTGAAGATAGATCTAAAATACTAAAAGAAACGTTTGATCCTAAAGATGGAATGGGATACAGTTATATTCGTATATCTATTGGTGCTTCGGACTTTTCTCTGAGCGAGTATACTTATTGTGATAATCAGGGCATCGAAAACTTTGCTTTGCAATCTGAGGATAAGAACTATGTTATTCCTGTATTGAAAGAGATCTTGGCTATCAATCCTAATGTGAAGATTTTGGCTTCGCCATGGACTTGTCCAAAATGGATGAAGGTGAATAATCTGACAGAGAAAAAGCCTTTTGATTCCTGGACAAGTGGACAGTTAAATCCTGATTACTATCAGGATTATGCCACATATTTCGTGAAGTATATTCAGGCAATGAAAGCAGAAGGGATTAATATTGCATCAATGACAATTCAGAATGAGCCGTTAAACCGTGGAAACTCCGTTTCATTGTACATGACATGGCAAGAACAACGAGACTTTATTAAAACAGCTTTAGGACCAGCTTTCCGCAATGCGGGAATCAATACAAAGATTATTGTCTTTGACCATAATTATAATTACGACAACATTGCCGATCAAAAAGATTATCCAATCAACATTTACAAAGATGCTGAAGCCGCTCAATATATTGATGGAGCTGGATTCCATGCTTACGGAGGTGATAAAGCCGAATTGCTTGATGTTCATAATGCAAATCCCGAAAAGAATCTCTATTTCACCGAGATGTCTATCGGTGAATGGAATTACAGTTTCGCAGGAGACTTAATGTGGAACATGGCTGAAGTGTGTATCGGAACTATTAATAACTGGACAAAAGCAGTTATTGTTTGGAACTTTATGTTGGATAAAAATCGCGGACCAAATCGCCCGGGAGGTTGCACTACTTGTTATGGAGCAATTGATATCAATCTCGATTACAAGACAATGACAAAGAATTCACACTATTACACCATCAGTCATTTGGCTAAAGTAATTAAGCCGGGAGCTAAACGAATTGGTACAACTGGTTATAAGGTAAACGGGCTTTATTATGCTGCATTCCAAAATACTGATGGTTCATACGCAGTAGTATTGCAAAACGATACAAACAGTGCAATGAACATAACATTGTCTGACGGAAATCACTCTTTTGCTTACTCTGTACCAGCCAAAGCCGTAGCTTCTTACAAATGGAACAAATAA
- a CDS encoding DUF5125 domain-containing protein: MKKYKSILWSLIALATFSACNNENYSEPPVEGTPVITLKSQLTSAMFGDSLTFNATATDAEYPLSTLKAQLFFGTDKVSETVIRTKQNGDYTGKIFIPYLANIPNGAATLKLILQNTHFGTTVQDISLPLTRPDYDHLTLVTAEGKEYTMARTGLYQYKATADFPQKVKAYIKAPKAGTLGNEINFGWASGAITQGTTNAITFSNSNAGTYDITFNTLTYAGSPFIKLLFGGEEMTMIDDNNYKIEKNLTTGQVLEVAGISNFSSWWIDPDYFSKDAQGKLTFLPMSGKYRITANFKYNYFIVERMTGSDLATLADDGSGAVWIIGEKIGKPSLSNEVGWNTDKALCMAPVAAGKYQVTVVAGKGALGNVDPDAINFKFFHQKGWGGEFGETSITSNSTNLVVITGGGNLSLATDKKLTVGKTYVFTLDVTGGKTAGVLTVVEK, from the coding sequence ATGAAAAAATATAAATCAATTTTATGGTCACTTATTGCTTTGGCTACATTCAGTGCCTGCAATAATGAGAATTATTCGGAACCGCCTGTTGAAGGAACCCCGGTTATAACTCTCAAATCGCAGTTAACTTCTGCAATGTTTGGAGATAGTCTAACTTTCAATGCCACTGCTACTGATGCTGAATATCCTCTTTCTACTTTGAAAGCCCAGCTATTCTTTGGCACCGACAAAGTATCGGAAACAGTTATTCGCACAAAGCAAAACGGAGATTATACAGGAAAGATATTTATTCCTTATCTGGCAAATATTCCTAATGGAGCAGCCACATTAAAACTTATTCTTCAGAATACACATTTCGGCACTACCGTGCAGGATATTTCCTTGCCACTTACACGTCCGGATTATGATCATCTTACTTTGGTAACTGCTGAAGGTAAAGAATATACAATGGCACGCACCGGACTGTATCAGTATAAAGCTACTGCCGATTTTCCTCAAAAGGTAAAAGCATATATCAAAGCACCAAAAGCAGGAACTCTCGGAAATGAGATTAACTTCGGATGGGCTAGCGGAGCTATTACTCAAGGAACCACAAACGCAATTACTTTCTCGAATTCTAATGCCGGAACGTATGATATTACCTTTAACACATTGACCTATGCAGGTTCTCCATTCATCAAACTGCTTTTTGGTGGTGAAGAGATGACTATGATAGACGATAATAATTATAAGATTGAGAAAAATCTAACTACAGGACAAGTTCTTGAGGTTGCCGGTATTAGTAATTTCAGTTCATGGTGGATTGATCCTGATTATTTCTCTAAAGATGCTCAGGGTAAACTTACATTTCTGCCAATGAGTGGAAAATATCGTATTACTGCCAACTTTAAATATAACTATTTCATTGTAGAGCGTATGACCGGTTCTGACCTTGCAACACTGGCTGATGATGGAAGTGGTGCTGTATGGATTATTGGTGAAAAGATTGGTAAACCTTCGCTCTCAAATGAAGTGGGTTGGAATACAGATAAAGCTCTTTGCATGGCTCCTGTTGCCGCCGGTAAGTATCAGGTAACTGTTGTTGCAGGTAAGGGTGCTTTGGGTAATGTAGACCCGGATGCAATAAACTTCAAGTTTTTCCATCAAAAAGGCTGGGGAGGTGAATTTGGTGAAACATCAATAACTTCCAATAGTACAAACCTTGTTGTAATAACCGGAGGTGGAAATCTTAGTTTAGCTACCGACAAGAAACTCACAGTTGGAAAAACTTATGTGTTTACACTTGATGTAACAGGTGGAAAAACAGCAGGTGTACTTACAGTGGTTGAAAAATAA
- a CDS encoding glycoside hydrolase family 3 C-terminal domain-containing protein produces the protein MNGIKQLIVLSLSLLAAPSFAQPKGAVYLDDKKPIEERIEDALSRMTLEEKVAMCHAQSKFSSAGVPRLGIPEVWCTDGPHGIRAEVFWDEWNTAGWTNDSCIAFPALTCLAATWNPEMSGLYGKSIGEEARYRNKNVLLGPGVNIYRTPLNGRNFEYMGEDPYLSSVMVVPYIQGVQKNGVAACVKHFALNNQEVDRDHVNVNVSDRALYEIYLPAFKAAVQKGGAWSIMGSYNKYKGEHCCHNQYLLNDILRKEWGFDGVVVSDWGGVHDTKEAIYNGLDMEFGTWTNGLNWSASNAYDNYYLAMPFLKLLRSGEVKEEEVDKKVRNILRMIFRTTMDKNRPFGSFGTEEHALAGRKIAQEGIVLLQNNKNVLPVDLAKVKRIAVIGENAVKRMTVGGGSSSLKVKYEQSPLAGLKQRIGSQAEIIYAPGYESPAVAEQDVRGAKAPEQKMIDVSGLREEAVAAAKNADIVIFFGGLNKNEHQDCEGVDRKEYELPYNQNELISALAKANPNLVVVLITGNGVAMPWAKEVPAIVEGWYSGTEAGNAIASVLMGDVNPSGKLPFTIPVSLKDNGTTVMGDYPGDGKEQTYKEDIFVGYRWADKQKAKPLFSFGHGLSYTTFAYGKAEIDKSKISADEQLTVSIKVKNTGKRSGSEVVQLYISDLKSSLPRPVKELKGFKKIQLNAGEEQKVSFTISKEELSFYDDTKHSWIAEPGMFEALVGASSTDIRSKVSFELK, from the coding sequence ATGAATGGAATAAAACAGCTTATCGTTTTAAGTCTGTCTCTCCTTGCAGCCCCCTCCTTTGCACAGCCGAAGGGGGCTGTTTATTTAGACGATAAAAAACCGATTGAAGAAAGAATTGAGGATGCTCTTTCACGCATGACACTGGAAGAGAAAGTAGCTATGTGTCATGCACAGTCAAAGTTTAGCTCGGCAGGTGTACCACGTTTAGGAATACCTGAGGTGTGGTGTACCGATGGTCCGCACGGTATTCGTGCCGAAGTGTTCTGGGATGAGTGGAATACTGCAGGATGGACAAACGATTCTTGCATAGCTTTTCCGGCTCTTACTTGTCTGGCTGCCACATGGAATCCAGAAATGTCTGGACTTTACGGTAAATCTATTGGCGAAGAAGCCCGTTACCGCAACAAAAATGTGTTATTGGGACCGGGTGTAAACATATACCGCACTCCTCTGAACGGACGTAATTTTGAGTATATGGGAGAAGATCCTTACCTTTCTTCGGTAATGGTGGTTCCTTATATTCAGGGAGTTCAGAAGAATGGAGTGGCTGCTTGTGTAAAACACTTCGCATTAAACAATCAGGAAGTAGACCGAGACCACGTTAATGTGAATGTCAGCGACCGTGCCTTGTATGAAATCTATCTGCCGGCCTTTAAAGCTGCTGTTCAGAAAGGTGGAGCCTGGTCTATCATGGGTTCATACAATAAATACAAAGGGGAACATTGCTGTCACAATCAGTATTTACTCAATGACATTCTTCGTAAAGAATGGGGCTTTGATGGCGTGGTAGTTTCCGACTGGGGCGGAGTGCATGATACTAAAGAGGCTATTTACAACGGACTGGATATGGAATTTGGAACCTGGACCAACGGACTGAACTGGAGTGCCAGCAATGCATACGATAATTACTATCTGGCCATGCCGTTCTTGAAGTTACTCCGCTCGGGCGAAGTAAAAGAAGAAGAGGTGGACAAGAAAGTACGGAACATCCTTCGGATGATTTTCCGTACTACTATGGACAAAAACCGTCCATTCGGATCGTTTGGAACAGAGGAACATGCTTTGGCAGGACGAAAAATTGCTCAGGAAGGTATTGTTTTGCTGCAGAACAACAAGAACGTTTTGCCGGTTGACCTGGCAAAGGTAAAGAGAATTGCCGTTATTGGTGAGAATGCTGTTAAAAGAATGACCGTCGGAGGTGGAAGCTCTTCCTTGAAAGTTAAATATGAGCAGTCTCCTTTGGCCGGATTAAAACAACGAATCGGATCTCAGGCTGAGATTATCTATGCTCCGGGATACGAATCACCAGCCGTAGCCGAACAGGATGTGAGAGGTGCCAAAGCGCCCGAACAGAAAATGATAGATGTATCTGGATTAAGAGAAGAAGCCGTTGCTGCAGCAAAAAATGCGGATATAGTTATCTTCTTTGGTGGACTGAACAAGAATGAACATCAGGATTGTGAAGGAGTAGATCGGAAGGAATATGAGTTGCCCTATAACCAGAATGAACTGATCAGCGCATTGGCAAAAGCCAATCCTAATCTTGTGGTTGTGCTTATTACAGGCAATGGAGTAGCAATGCCCTGGGCAAAAGAAGTTCCAGCTATTGTAGAAGGATGGTACAGCGGAACGGAAGCCGGAAATGCCATTGCTTCTGTATTGATGGGCGATGTAAATCCATCAGGAAAGCTGCCTTTCACCATTCCGGTAAGCCTGAAAGATAACGGTACTACTGTTATGGGCGATTATCCCGGCGATGGCAAGGAACAAACCTATAAAGAGGATATTTTTGTGGGATACCGTTGGGCTGATAAACAGAAAGCCAAACCATTGTTTAGCTTTGGTCATGGCCTGAGCTATACAACCTTTGCTTATGGAAAAGCAGAAATAGATAAATCAAAAATATCTGCAGATGAGCAGCTTACCGTTAGTATAAAAGTTAAAAACACAGGTAAACGTTCCGGTTCCGAAGTCGTTCAACTATACATTAGTGATTTAAAATCCTCTCTTCCTCGTCCGGTAAAAGAGCTGAAAGGCTTTAAAAAGATTCAGCTAAATGCAGGCGAAGAGCAAAAGGTTTCATTTACTATATCTAAAGAAGAGCTAAGCTTCTATGATGATACTAAGCATTCGTGGATAGCTGAACCAGGAATGTTTGAAGCCCTTGTAGGTGCTTCATCTACAGATATCCGATCAAAAGTTTCTTTTGAATTGAAGTAA
- the pulA gene encoding type I pullulanase — protein sequence MKLKSIVLMGLAIFAMSCTPEKRAYKSFDEYPVPSAPINEMVYTPSQTTFTLWSPTAEQVELMLFDSGDEGSAYQSVTLEPKEDGLWSASVNQNLKGKFYAFNVKIKEKWLGETPGIMAKAVGLNGKRAAVIDLADTNPQGWSSDQRPPLKSDADIILYEMHHRDFSVDTTSGIKNRGKFLALTEKRTKNTAGDATGIDHLKELGVTHVHLMPSFDFASIDESNLKANKYNWGYDPQNYNVPEGSYSTNPKQPAVRIVEFKKMVQSLHKAGIRVVMDVVYNHTSSLQGSNFELTAPGYFYRMKKNGKWANGSGCGNETASERGMMRKFMIESVVYWATEYHIDGFRFDLMGVHDIETMNQIRAALDKVDPSIYIYGEGWAAEQPQLPKEKLAMKENITKMPRIAAFSDELRDGLRGPFNDDKKGGFMTGISRKEMSVKFGLVGAIKHPQILNDSVNYSKAPWALQPTQMISYVSCHDDMSLVDRIKSSMPDASPAVIAAIDKLAVTAVFTSQGVPFIYAGEEIMRDKKMVHNSFESPDAVNAINWNNKTLYKDVFDYYKGLIAMRKAHPAFHMGNADLVRKNMEFLPVAGSNLIVFRLKGYSNGDSWDDIYVALNGDRAPRKFAVEPGKYTVVCKNGMINQYGLGTMYGGEVYVPGLSALIFHK from the coding sequence ATGAAGTTAAAATCAATTGTCCTGATGGGATTAGCTATTTTTGCAATGAGTTGTACGCCGGAGAAGAGAGCCTATAAATCGTTTGATGAATATCCGGTTCCTTCAGCACCTATTAATGAGATGGTTTACACACCTTCTCAGACAACCTTTACGCTTTGGTCTCCAACGGCCGAGCAGGTGGAATTAATGTTATTTGATTCGGGCGATGAAGGCTCGGCTTATCAGTCGGTTACGCTCGAACCTAAGGAAGATGGTCTTTGGAGTGCTTCTGTAAACCAGAACCTTAAAGGTAAGTTCTATGCATTTAATGTGAAGATCAAAGAAAAATGGCTGGGAGAAACTCCAGGTATTATGGCAAAAGCTGTGGGACTGAACGGTAAACGAGCAGCTGTTATAGATTTGGCGGATACCAATCCACAAGGATGGTCGTCCGATCAACGTCCGCCTTTAAAGAGTGACGCCGATATTATTCTGTATGAAATGCATCATCGTGATTTTTCGGTGGATACTACTTCGGGCATAAAGAATCGGGGGAAATTCCTGGCATTAACGGAGAAAAGAACAAAGAACACGGCTGGTGATGCAACCGGAATAGATCATTTAAAAGAGCTTGGTGTTACCCATGTGCACCTTATGCCATCGTTTGATTTTGCATCAATCGATGAATCAAATCTGAAAGCTAATAAATATAACTGGGGATACGATCCGCAAAACTATAATGTACCCGAGGGTTCTTATTCAACTAACCCAAAACAACCTGCAGTACGTATTGTTGAATTTAAAAAGATGGTACAAAGTCTGCACAAAGCCGGCATTCGTGTGGTGATGGATGTAGTTTATAATCACACTTCCAGTTTGCAAGGCAGTAATTTCGAACTGACAGCTCCCGGCTATTTCTATCGCATGAAGAAGAATGGTAAGTGGGCAAACGGTTCAGGATGTGGTAATGAAACGGCTTCCGAAAGAGGAATGATGCGTAAGTTCATGATTGAATCGGTTGTTTATTGGGCTACTGAATACCATATTGACGGATTCCGGTTCGATTTGATGGGAGTTCATGATATTGAAACCATGAACCAGATACGTGCTGCTCTTGATAAAGTCGACCCTAGCATCTACATTTACGGTGAAGGATGGGCTGCCGAACAACCTCAGTTGCCAAAAGAAAAACTGGCTATGAAGGAGAATATTACTAAGATGCCGCGTATTGCTGCCTTTAGTGATGAACTTCGCGACGGTCTTCGTGGACCTTTCAATGATGACAAGAAAGGTGGTTTTATGACAGGTATTTCTCGCAAAGAAATGAGTGTGAAGTTCGGTTTGGTAGGAGCCATCAAGCATCCGCAGATACTCAATGATTCTGTGAATTACAGTAAAGCTCCATGGGCTTTGCAACCCACTCAGATGATAAGCTATGTAAGCTGCCATGACGACATGAGTTTGGTAGACCGTATAAAATCGTCTATGCCAGATGCTTCGCCTGCAGTTATTGCCGCCATTGATAAACTAGCTGTTACTGCTGTCTTTACTTCTCAAGGTGTACCGTTTATATATGCCGGTGAAGAAATTATGAGGGATAAGAAAATGGTACATAACAGCTTTGAAAGCCCCGATGCTGTAAATGCAATAAACTGGAATAATAAGACGCTTTATAAGGATGTTTTTGATTATTACAAAGGACTTATTGCCATGCGCAAAGCACATCCGGCCTTCCACATGGGAAATGCTGACTTAGTCCGTAAAAACATGGAGTTCCTTCCGGTTGCAGGAAGCAATCTGATTGTTTTCCGCTTAAAGGGATATAGTAACGGTGATAGCTGGGATGATATTTATGTGGCATTGAATGGAGACAGAGCTCCCCGTAAGTTTGCAGTTGAACCGGGTAAATACACCGTTGTATGTAAGAATGGAATGATTAATCAATATGGCTTAGGAACAATGTATGGCGGAGAAGTGTATGTTCCCGGACTTTCTGCACTGATATTCCATAAATAG
- the ruvC gene encoding crossover junction endodeoxyribonuclease RuvC — MIKPVKEKIILGIDPGTNLMGYGVLKVVGTKPEMIAMGIIDLRKYKNHYLKLGHIYERVIGIIDAFLPDELAIEAPFFGKNVQSMLKLGRAQGVAMAAALGRDIPIAEYAPLKIKMAITGNGKASKEQVADMLQRMLKIPKESMLPQMDATDALGAAYCHFLQSGRPQLDNAYHGWKDFISKNPDRVK; from the coding sequence ATGATTAAACCGGTTAAAGAAAAGATTATTCTAGGAATCGACCCGGGTACCAATCTGATGGGATATGGCGTGCTGAAAGTAGTTGGCACAAAACCGGAGATGATTGCCATGGGAATAATTGATCTTCGGAAGTACAAAAATCATTATCTTAAATTGGGGCATATCTATGAGCGTGTAATAGGTATTATTGATGCTTTCTTGCCGGATGAATTGGCAATTGAAGCTCCTTTCTTTGGTAAAAATGTGCAGTCTATGCTAAAACTGGGACGTGCGCAAGGTGTTGCTATGGCTGCAGCTCTTGGCAGGGATATTCCTATAGCCGAATATGCTCCGCTTAAGATCAAGATGGCTATTACCGGAAACGGTAAAGCCAGTAAAGAGCAGGTAGCGGATATGTTGCAACGAATGCTTAAAATTCCAAAAGAAAGCATGCTTCCTCAGATGGATGCTACGGATGCACTGGGAGCAGCTTATTGTCATTTTCTACAATCCGGCCGTCCGCAACTGGATAATGCTTATCATGGCTGGAAGGATTTTATTAGTAAGAATCCGGACAGAGTAAAATAA
- a CDS encoding DUF4286 family protein, with translation MLVYNTTYNIDEEVLSNFLIWINEVYVPETEKNGILKNHRLLRVLSHRDETTECFSLQWEVESSALLHRWHTEIGIQLNDELTKMFGNKVVGFPTLLEVME, from the coding sequence ATGCTAGTTTATAATACAACTTACAATATTGACGAAGAAGTTTTAAGTAACTTTCTTATCTGGATAAACGAGGTTTATGTTCCTGAAACCGAGAAGAATGGAATTTTAAAGAATCATAGGTTACTGCGAGTGCTGAGTCATCGTGACGAAACAACAGAATGCTTTTCTCTGCAATGGGAAGTAGAAAGTAGTGCTTTGCTGCATCGCTGGCATACGGAAATAGGAATCCAACTAAATGACGAACTAACAAAAATGTTCGGAAATAAAGTCGTGGGATTCCCCACATTACTGGAGGTAATGGAATGA